One Mus caroli chromosome 6, CAROLI_EIJ_v1.1, whole genome shotgun sequence genomic window, AGAgaaaaagtacaaaaacaaaaaaccagaagacCTAGACAGCACGGTTATTTCTGAAAACACTATCCACCCACCACACATTTTTAAgcggtggggaggagggaggagagggctcGTTTAAACAAACTCAAGAGCAGCAAAGAAAAGAATTCCACTCGGTACACTTCAGAGTATCTATATCCAGGGAATTAATAAGGTCTGTCTCCTACACCACTTCTATCTGTAGCTTTGACAGCAAATGAAGAATGAAGCTAACTTCTTAACGAAGGGTAAACCGGGAATTTATTTGGCTTTATCTAATCTGTTCTGCTCAAAGAATTAGTCACGCGAGGTTGTGCAGAGGTAGGCAGAGGTAGCAGCTGGGCAGCCTGCTGACTCACAGAGATATCTTCCGCCACTGGAGGCCACCCACGAGCTTAAACACGCTCCGTACCCTATCAGAACCCCCGCGAGATCAGCGTCCAGCTCGGACAAGGTCCACCCCAGCAGATTCTGGGCTGCAACCCCGGGTCTCTTACCGTCACCAGCACACAGTGCAGGTCCGGGGTCTGCGCGGCGCCCCCGCTCTCCGCCGGGCCCGCGTCGTTCTCCAGTAGCAACAGCTCAGCCAGCCGACCCGGGTTGCTGACTCGCAGGATGTTGATGTCGTTCTCGCAGCAGAACGCACGGATGAGGGTGAAATGGATCTGCAGAGCCACATCCCGGTCGTCGTCTTCGTCCGCAGCCAGCAGGCACAGTACCACGTTATCGGGGTCTCTGCGGGCAGCGGGGCAGCGGTGAGTGCATACGCTCCAGGGGGCGCGGGGTAGAAGCGGGTGGGTAGGTGGGCGAGCGGGGAATGCGGGCCACTTACACGTTGAGCAGCTTGGCAGCCTCGTACACGCCGACCGTAATGGTGCGCTGACTCCGAGCCTTGCTGAGCACTTCCTCCAGGGCATCGCCCACCGTGTCCATCCTGCGGGCGGCAGGGTGAGAGCGGGTCAGCCGGGTCTCCGGCCGCGAGGCGGGAGGGGCGGCGGCCACCGAGTCCGCAGGCACACTTACCTTTCGGTCTTCTGCTCTGCAGCCGAGAATTCCTCCAAAGTCATATTGCAAGTGCGAGTCCCTCCCTCGGCGCGCGGGCTGCTCCTGGCCCCCACAGTGCGCGGCGCCGGCTCTGCGCTCGctcccaccctcccttctccGCTCCGGCCAGCCGGCTGCTCGCCTAGCCTCGCTGGGGAACTCTGCACTGCTGCCTCGGGGCCACTGGAGGACAAAGGGCCCGATTCCGGAGATATGGGGCTAACCCTCAGCCAACCAGGTCCAGCCTCATTTGCATTCAGTCAGGCCATTGGGTTATGCAAATTAGCAGACGTTGACACTCAGACCCTCGCTCCACCAAAGCAAGGCAGAGTTGAGCGGAAAGGGGCGGAGCTACGCGGGAGGGAGCCCACGGGACGAAGGTGGTGCTGAAACCGGGTTGGTGGGGTCCTGAGCCAGCTCTAGGTAGTTTGTGGAGCCATCTGGTGCGGAGGGCTTTGCAGTGGTTCAAGTGTCCTCAGCTCTGACTGAAACAGCCTGCCAATTGTTTTTCTGGTTGTGGACATCTTTTGATTGTCGTTTCGTGCCCTTTGTGTTAAGGggctgctttttaaattttacgtCCAGGGATTAATGCACTCCAGTCTAGCTGTTGTTAGTAAGCATATTTTTAAGTGTCCAGACTTGTCGGGCAAAGCTTGCTTCAGTGTTTATATGCAAGTTTCAGGTAAACCTGCTTATTCCCAGTAGTAGTCTTTTGGTGCCCTGATGgctggtttgatttggttttggttggttgtgaGAATTTGAAActccagggaggaaaaaaaaaaataaagaaaaaaagaaacctcatcGCATTTGTGTGTAGTGGTGGCACAGTACCAAGTTGGAATCTTTTCCACAAAGAGCTGGTGAAATTTCTGCCTACTCCATCTAAGGTGGGGAGCTGGTGATCGCATGTTTAACAAGCCAAATTCACGGTTCTTAGAATCCTTCCTGAAGAAGGCTCCTTCTGATCAAGTAAGAGCTAAGAGACAAATTCTGTGATTCTCAGTGGTGCCATCGTGGAAATTCGAGGTGCTCACGATGTTCCCTGAGCTTCCCATCACAGGCAGAAGAGTATGACACTACCTTTACCGTCTATGAGCTCACTCTGAATTACTGCTGCTGAATCATGAAGCTGTAACTGTAGTACATTTTAGCCATGTGCTCAAATTTCACCTCTGAGATAATAGCAACTTGTAGGTAGAAGGCAAACCCTCGTAACTGCAAGCAGGAGTTacaaagtaaaaacaatttttaatgcaAACTTTTACTGGATAGCTCAAAACTCCCTTTGTTTTATGAGCTTATTCAGTAAATACAAAGGCATTGCCTGAACCTACTAGTCACAGAGAGAGGTGAAATTGCAGCCCATATGCTTGCATTCCTAACAGTGCTAATATTGA contains:
- the Gadd45a gene encoding growth arrest and DNA damage-inducible protein GADD45 alpha; amino-acid sequence: MTLEEFSAAEQKTERMDTVGDALEEVLSKARSQRTITVGVYEAAKLLNVDPDNVVLCLLAADEDDDRDVALQIHFTLIRAFCCENDINILRVSNPGRLAELLLLENDAGPAESGGAAQTPDLHCVLVTNPHSSQWKDPALSQLICFCRESRYMDQWVPVINLPER